In Pseudoalteromonas shioyasakiensis, one DNA window encodes the following:
- a CDS encoding MipA/OmpV family protein, protein MIKRCIISILFILAFNAYAAEDSVEKGTAKMEFGAGLFYADIPHYLGSDESEQYLLPVPYFRYQSDKMAIDRNNFTGFLWQQENLHLDLSANVGLAVDSEDNKAREGMDDLDWVFELGPSLNYYLLGEPNAKQHLYLSLFARKAIATDFSGIDDIGWRYGPSVYYRVPIIEKADSQFSLAFRGNINFASDKYLDYYYGVSDLHSNETRQAYSSRSGFSGADVSIGVHFDTPKYWLGGFVKYHHLANSQQDASPLVKQDYNVSVGFGVAWKFYRRNF, encoded by the coding sequence ATGATCAAGCGCTGCATCATAAGTATTTTATTTATTCTCGCTTTTAATGCTTATGCTGCAGAAGATAGTGTAGAAAAGGGCACTGCAAAAATGGAGTTCGGTGCAGGCCTTTTTTATGCAGATATCCCCCATTATTTAGGTTCAGATGAAAGTGAGCAATACCTATTGCCTGTGCCTTATTTTCGTTATCAAAGCGATAAAATGGCCATCGACCGTAATAACTTCACTGGCTTTTTGTGGCAACAAGAGAATCTCCATTTAGATTTATCTGCCAACGTAGGTCTTGCAGTTGACAGTGAAGACAACAAAGCCCGAGAAGGTATGGATGATCTAGATTGGGTGTTTGAATTAGGACCTTCACTTAATTACTACTTACTAGGTGAACCAAACGCTAAACAGCACTTGTATTTAAGCTTGTTTGCGCGCAAAGCGATTGCCACAGATTTCTCTGGGATTGACGATATTGGCTGGCGTTATGGGCCAAGTGTGTATTATCGAGTGCCGATCATCGAAAAAGCGGATTCACAATTTTCATTAGCGTTTCGTGGCAATATTAACTTTGCTAGCGATAAATACCTGGATTACTACTATGGAGTGAGTGACTTACATAGCAATGAAACTCGCCAAGCATACTCAAGTCGTTCAGGTTTTTCTGGCGCTGATGTATCAATTGGGGTACATTTTGACACACCAAAGTATTGGTTAGGTGGTTTTGTTAAATATCATCACCTTGCTAACAGTCAACAAGATGCAAGCCCACTTGTGAAGCAAGATTATAATGTTTCGGTTGGTTTTGGTGTTGCATGGAAATTTTATAGAAGGAATTTTTAA
- a CDS encoding DEAD/DEAH box helicase, whose protein sequence is MNFKSFSFSSELLQALEELNFETLTPVQRSAIPAVRKGKDVLVSAQTGTGKTAAFALPLIQKLSESAVSENNAPSALVLAPTRELAEQIANNFKAFAKYTELKTVCLFGGINLAGQANDLKAGVDIVVATPGRLLDHLRLGNISLANVKHLVLDEADRMLDMGFISDMQTVINGCDEARQILLFSATFPAAIKQFASKVLKQPEIIRVDQTNSTAETVQHVVYPVEERRKQELLSELIGKKNWQQVLVFVNMKETADELVKELNLDGIPAVVCHGDKTQGNRRRALREFKEGKVRVLVATEVAARGIDIEGLPRVINIDLPWLAEDYVHRIGRTGRAGKPGQAISFVSREEENTLFDIEKLIGQRIKRVVLPGYEVSSREVLIDKIGKKPSHLRRSRTNKVSGQATGEARAKNRSRIANVRKSLKGNKLSLKK, encoded by the coding sequence ATGAATTTTAAATCATTTAGTTTTTCTTCTGAGCTTTTACAGGCATTAGAAGAGCTTAATTTCGAAACGCTTACTCCCGTTCAACGTAGTGCAATTCCTGCGGTAAGAAAAGGCAAAGACGTACTTGTTAGTGCGCAAACAGGCACGGGTAAAACCGCCGCATTTGCTTTACCACTTATCCAAAAATTATCAGAATCAGCGGTTAGTGAAAATAATGCACCAAGCGCATTAGTGCTTGCACCTACTCGCGAGTTAGCTGAGCAAATCGCAAATAATTTTAAAGCGTTTGCAAAATACACTGAACTCAAAACAGTGTGCTTGTTTGGTGGTATCAATCTAGCGGGTCAAGCTAATGATTTGAAAGCAGGTGTCGACATCGTGGTTGCAACGCCAGGGCGCTTACTTGATCATCTTCGTTTAGGTAACATCAGCTTAGCTAATGTTAAGCATTTAGTGCTTGATGAAGCTGACCGTATGCTAGACATGGGCTTTATCAGCGATATGCAAACTGTTATTAATGGCTGTGATGAAGCGCGTCAAATCTTGTTGTTCTCTGCCACTTTCCCTGCTGCAATTAAACAATTTGCGAGTAAAGTACTAAAGCAGCCTGAAATTATTCGTGTCGATCAAACAAACAGTACCGCAGAAACAGTGCAACACGTTGTTTATCCAGTTGAAGAGCGCCGTAAGCAAGAGCTTTTATCTGAATTGATTGGTAAGAAAAACTGGCAGCAAGTACTTGTTTTCGTAAACATGAAAGAAACCGCTGATGAGCTTGTAAAAGAGCTTAACCTTGATGGTATTCCAGCGGTTGTTTGTCATGGTGATAAAACCCAAGGTAACCGCCGCCGCGCTTTACGTGAGTTTAAAGAAGGTAAAGTTCGCGTACTGGTCGCAACCGAAGTGGCTGCCCGTGGTATTGATATTGAAGGGTTACCACGTGTGATCAACATCGACTTGCCTTGGCTTGCAGAAGACTACGTTCATCGTATCGGCCGTACAGGTCGTGCTGGTAAGCCGGGCCAAGCAATTTCGTTTGTCAGCCGTGAGGAAGAAAACACTTTATTCGATATCGAAAAGCTTATCGGACAGCGCATCAAGCGTGTTGTTTTACCAGGTTACGAAGTAAGTAGTCGTGAAGTACTGATTGATAAAATTGGTAAAAAGCCGTCGCATTTACGCCGTAGCCGTACAAATAAGGTTTCAGGTCAGGCAACGGGTGAAGCGCGTGCGAAGAATCGTTCACGTATCGCAAATGTTCGCAAATCTTTGAAAGGCAATAAATTAAGCCTTAAAAAGTAA
- a CDS encoding carbohydrate binding family 9 domain-containing protein — protein sequence MQYLKRIINKIIAPTFLLSVACVPFSANAFDKAEFSLAHIKESISVDGVMDESHWQYATKVPLKYQNEPTEKGTPLVQTDAYMYEDGKFLYVGFIAKDNDPSQIRAALRDRDTLWQDDNVALMIDTFNDERTGYEFYVNPLGAQGDMRMTDIDDWVEDPSWDAIWDSAGQITDDGYVVEMRIPFTALRFPKDQTELTWSFAVWRNYPRDVYYQMSNVGFDRDVKCSFCQFDKLTGFANMTESQNIQLTPTLTALRHDTKDTVPGDWQNGDIDTEAGLDLRWGVTQDAVINATINPDFSQVEADSLELDVNTTYSIYYAEKRPFFLDGASYFNTSQLELLYTRMIAEPDVGLKLTGKTGAHSYGFMYADDQNTSVLLPTNQGSGFANLADKTQAVAGRYQFDVGQKGTIGVMSTHRENDDYHNTVLSLDGSYWFNQSDSLQYQVASTDTTNSEFLVDYYGVDKNQSDQAYAIEFTRTKRDYEVYANYENIGKEYRSDLGYQAKVDYEQVQLGGGQTWYRNADDAITEYSYNAEWDKTWAQNGDLLEEEYDGFFTFKGKMQSQTEIGFIHRNEFYAGEFFNQNIGYIYGGFRPIRDISFLLYAQYGSKIDYSNVALGTMVRIEPEMTWDINDHWQVQLEHSYSYLDNEQNERVYTANLTDLRVYYKFNMRSMLKLVLQFEDVDRNNEAYRFDVSQTNRDYGSQLVYSYKINSQTLFYLGYSDKGYQDDSLKNLERDQRTFFTKLSYAWQL from the coding sequence ATGCAGTACTTAAAAAGAATAATAAATAAAATAATCGCCCCTACTTTTTTACTTAGTGTTGCCTGTGTGCCTTTTTCTGCCAATGCATTTGATAAAGCAGAGTTTTCACTTGCTCATATTAAAGAGTCTATTAGCGTTGATGGTGTGATGGATGAGTCGCATTGGCAATACGCCACAAAAGTGCCACTAAAATATCAAAATGAACCAACCGAAAAAGGCACGCCGCTCGTGCAAACCGATGCTTACATGTATGAAGATGGTAAATTCTTGTATGTTGGTTTTATTGCAAAAGATAATGACCCTTCGCAAATTCGTGCCGCTCTTCGAGATCGCGACACACTTTGGCAAGACGACAATGTTGCCTTAATGATTGATACCTTCAATGATGAACGAACAGGCTATGAGTTTTATGTAAACCCATTGGGTGCGCAAGGTGATATGCGCATGACTGATATTGATGATTGGGTGGAAGATCCATCATGGGACGCCATTTGGGATAGTGCAGGGCAAATTACCGACGACGGTTATGTTGTTGAAATGCGTATTCCATTCACTGCACTTCGCTTTCCAAAAGATCAAACAGAGTTAACGTGGAGTTTTGCAGTTTGGCGAAATTATCCGCGTGATGTGTATTATCAAATGTCGAATGTTGGTTTTGACCGAGATGTAAAATGTAGCTTTTGCCAGTTTGATAAACTCACAGGCTTTGCCAACATGACAGAAAGCCAAAATATTCAGCTTACGCCCACTTTAACGGCGCTTCGCCATGATACCAAAGATACAGTGCCGGGTGATTGGCAAAATGGCGATATTGATACTGAAGCGGGCTTGGACTTACGTTGGGGGGTAACGCAAGATGCGGTTATTAATGCCACCATTAATCCTGACTTTTCGCAGGTCGAGGCAGATTCACTTGAGCTTGATGTAAATACTACTTACTCAATTTATTATGCTGAAAAGCGTCCATTCTTTTTAGATGGCGCCTCTTACTTTAATACCAGCCAACTAGAGCTTTTATATACGCGAATGATTGCTGAACCTGATGTGGGTTTAAAATTAACAGGTAAAACCGGCGCGCACAGCTATGGCTTTATGTACGCTGACGATCAGAATACCAGTGTCTTACTTCCGACGAATCAAGGCTCGGGCTTTGCTAATCTGGCAGATAAAACACAGGCAGTAGCAGGGCGTTATCAGTTTGATGTTGGCCAAAAAGGCACAATTGGTGTGATGAGCACCCACCGTGAAAATGATGATTACCACAATACGGTTTTATCTTTAGATGGCAGTTACTGGTTCAATCAATCAGATAGTTTGCAGTACCAAGTAGCAAGTACAGATACCACTAACTCAGAATTTTTAGTTGATTATTATGGCGTTGATAAAAATCAATCAGATCAGGCTTATGCTATTGAATTCACAAGAACTAAGCGTGATTACGAAGTCTATGCTAATTACGAAAATATAGGTAAAGAATACCGTTCAGATTTAGGTTACCAAGCTAAAGTTGATTACGAACAAGTACAATTAGGTGGTGGACAAACTTGGTATCGTAATGCTGATGATGCAATCACCGAGTACAGCTACAATGCTGAGTGGGATAAAACATGGGCGCAAAATGGCGACCTACTCGAAGAAGAATATGATGGCTTTTTTACCTTTAAAGGTAAGATGCAGTCACAAACAGAAATTGGCTTTATTCATCGTAATGAGTTTTATGCCGGTGAGTTCTTTAATCAAAACATAGGCTATATATACGGGGGTTTTAGACCCATTCGTGACATTAGCTTTTTATTGTATGCTCAATATGGCAGTAAAATTGATTACAGCAATGTAGCTCTAGGTACTATGGTACGCATTGAGCCTGAGATGACGTGGGATATAAACGATCATTGGCAGGTGCAACTAGAGCACAGCTACAGCTATCTAGATAACGAGCAAAATGAGCGTGTTTATACTGCTAACTTAACGGATCTACGTGTTTATTATAAATTTAATATGCGTTCAATGCTGAAACTCGTTTTGCAGTTTGAAGATGTCGATCGAAACAACGAAGCTTATCGATTTGATGTAAGCCAAACTAACCGCGATTATGGTAGTCAGCTAGTGTACTCGTATAAAATTAACTCGCAGACACTGTTTTATTTAGGGTATTCTGATAAAGGGTATCAAGATGATTCATTGAAGAACCTTGAGCGTGATCAACGTACCTTCTTCACTAAGCTAAGCTATGCATGGCAGCTTTAA
- a CDS encoding excinuclease ABC subunit A encodes MKLLTLACVLAVCLFSANSFARDDIQTLPVQALLETSKAKQALLDIPLYFADQSHNSIKTNYGEVITNKKTNAFNKTDREACEWVMLSALKALQERAVREGMNAVVNIQSYYKKREFVSQTEYQCGAGTFVAGVALKGTLVKL; translated from the coding sequence ATGAAGTTATTGACCCTTGCATGTGTTTTAGCAGTTTGTTTGTTTTCAGCAAACAGTTTTGCACGTGATGATATACAAACGCTACCTGTACAAGCACTACTTGAAACTAGCAAAGCTAAACAAGCGCTGTTAGATATTCCGCTGTATTTTGCTGATCAAAGTCATAACAGCATTAAAACCAATTATGGTGAAGTGATCACAAATAAGAAAACCAACGCATTTAATAAAACTGACCGAGAAGCGTGTGAGTGGGTAATGCTTAGTGCTTTAAAAGCATTACAAGAGCGTGCTGTTCGTGAAGGCATGAATGCAGTTGTAAATATTCAGTCGTATTACAAAAAACGTGAGTTTGTTAGCCAAACAGAATATCAATGTGGTGCGGGTACATTTGTTGCTGGCGTGGCATTAAAAGGCACTTTAGTTAAGTTATAA